Below is a genomic region from Pirellulales bacterium.
TGGCTTTTCTGAGTCCGTTGAGCGGCATTTATATGCACTGGGGCATTTTCCACCGCATCGTGGTCGGTCACTTTTTGCGATCGCACATTTACTCTTTGCGGCTGTGGGTGTTTCGTCTGGCGGGGGTCAGCGCCGAGCGGTTGTTCGCTCCCAGTCCCGAGCCGTGGGACGACGATCCGCTGTGGCTTTGGCACCTGGACGACCGGGAAGGCGAGTTTTCCCACCTGCAGATCGACTTCTGGTCGAAGCGCGGGCACTTCAAAGCCGAGAATTACGATCCTGACGGCGACCAGGCACGTTCGTTTGTCCGCATGTTGCGCGACTTTCGCAAGCTGGGGGCCAAGGTCTATGTGATCAACATGCCGATGCGGTCGAACATCCGGCGTCAAGTTCCGCCCAACGCCGAAAAGTGCTTTCGGGACGTGATCGCGAGCGCGTTTCCGGAAGATCCGCCGACGGTGGTCGACCTGCACGACGCGATGCCCGACCAGTTTTTCACCGACGAGGCGCATCTGTCGAAAACCGGTTCCAACAAATTATCGAAGATGGTCGCCGAGCGCCTGCAAGCGCCGGATTGACGCGCCGCGCCCCGCGGTCGAGAATGGTTTATTCGCCGCGACCGCTGTCGGTTGGATCCGCCACCACGGCAGGGCGGGTTGATACGTGCGTCGTCGGTATCGTGCCCGAATCTCTCGCGGAGCGACGACGCGGCGTCGGCTTTCCGCGGCATCCAAACGGTCGCCGTCTTCAACCTCCCCCAGCGCTTCGGCAGACACCCGGCCGTTTTTGGCCAGCGTGCCGTCGTAATCCGTGGCGAGCGTCAGAAATCGCATTGATCCACACCTATCGCCCTGTTGCGTCCGGCCGCCTTTCGGGCAATCAAGCTCGCCACATAAGCGCCCTTGAATCCAGCGTCGATATTCACCACCGTCACGTTCGCCGCGCAGCTATTGAGCATGCTCAACAGCGCCGCGATGCCGCCCAGATTGGCGCCGTATCCCACGCTCGTCGGCACGGCGATGACCGGGCAATCGACATAGCCGCCGACCACGCTCGGCAACGCTCCTTCCATGCCGGCGATCACCACCAGAGCGTCGACGCCCGCCAGCTCCGGCAGCCGGGCAGGAAGGCGATGCGGCCCGGCGACGCCGACGTCGTAAACCATCGTCACGCGCACGCCCATCCAATCCGCCGTCTCGCGGGCCTCTTCGGCCACCGGCAAATCGCTGGTGCCCGCCGTAATGATGCCCACGTGGCCTTGCGGCGACCGTTCGGCCTGCGGCAGACGCGCGAGCGGGATTCGAAATATCCGGCCGACCGGATTGTAAACCGCGCGGTCAAATCGCAACAGCAGCGGTTCGGCCTGTTCGGCGGAGATGCGCGTGGCCAGCACCTGGATGCCGTTGGCCAGCAGCCCCTCGAAGATGTTCGTCAAAGCATCGACCGACTTTCCTTGGCCGAAGACGACTTCGGGAAAGCCGCAGCGCCGCGTGCGATCGAGATCGAGTTGGGCCACGCCCACGTCGGCGATGGCGCGTCGCGAGAGCCGGTCGGTGAATTCGTCGACCGATAGCTCACCGCCGAGCAGTTGCTCGGCCAGCAAACGAAGGCTCTCGACCTGCATGAGCGTTGCTTACTGCTCGGCGGCGACCACTTTTTGGGCGCAGTCGATGCAATAAGGGGTGTAGGGCAGGGCTTCCAGGCGGTTCTCGGCAATCGGTCGGCCGCACTCCTCGCATCTGCCGTAGTTGCCCCGCTCGATGCGGTTCAGGGCCTCGCGAACGTCGTTGAGAAGGGCTTCTTCGTTGTGAATCACCTCCAGGGCGCCGTCCAGGCCCTCGCTGTCGCGATCGGCATTGTGCGTCGGCACATGCGACAGGTCGCCGCCAGGATTCGCTTTTCGCGGCACTTCTTCGATGAGGTGGTTCACCTCGCCGTTCAAGCGGTCACGAATCTCCACCAGCCGCTGTTTGCAATTTTCCAATGCCGCCTTACGCATAGAAGCGATTCTCCGTCTAAACTTGGTAGTGCGGTAAATCAACCGGCGCCGGCAGTGCAACCGCCGTACCAAAGTATTCTAGCATGGTGGGCCGGGGATTGCACGTGTTCGGTATAATTCCCAGAACGCCCGCCTACCGCGTCAGAAGAGCACATCGATGAGATCGCCTCCGCCAACACGACTCGCTAGTTTTCTGATCGCGGGCCTCGCTTGGTCGATCGCGGCCGAAGCTTTGGCCGACACGCCATCGAAAAACCCTCCGCGCCGCGCCGGCGTCCATTGGACGTTCCGCGACGTCGCCGTGCAAACGTTGCTCGAACGCTTGAAGCGCTTCGGCGTCGAAGTGCCGGTCGAGTTGTCGGGTCAGGTCACGGTGCGCCTGTCGGCCGGCGCTCCGTGGCGGTCGCTGTGGCGGCCGAGCGCCTACGAAGTCGAGGGAGACCTGACTTCGCCTTCGCTCACCGTGGCCGGCTTCGAGCTCAAAAGCCTCTCGCTGCACCTTGTTTACGCCGACGGCGCCCTGCGGCTCACCGACATGAAGTTCATCGTGCCGGACAAGGACGGCCGCGATGGAACGGTGTCGGGCACGGCCCGCATGCAGGCGCGTCCGCCCGGCGATCTCACCGCCGAACTTTCGCTCGTTCAATTGCCGCTGGCCACGCTGTTCGACCGCGTACACCAACTGTCCGGACATGCCAGCGGCACAGCCTCGGGACGCTTCAGCGGGCGGGTGCCGGTCGATGGCATTCGCGACCCGGCTCGTTGGCAGGCCGCCGGGCGTTTGACGCTGGACGACGTGCAAGCGGTGGGCCTGCCGCCCGGACGATTGACTCTCGATCTGCGGTTGGCCCGCGGCCGCGCGGCGCTCAGCAATCTGTCTGCGACGCTGGCGCAGGCCCGGCTCAGCGGCTCAGCCGATCTGAAGTTGGCCGCGCCCTACGACTTCACAGCCCGATTACGCGCGGCGGTGCCCGACCTGGCCTGGCTGAAGAATCTCGACGCGGAGTTCGCGCCGCCCGTGGCGGTCGACGGATCGTTCTCCCTAAGCGCGGACGCCGTCGGCGCGCTCGAACCGCGGCGCGTTCGCGCGCGGGGCGCGCTCACCGGCCAGCAGCTCAAAGTTGAAGACATTCACATCGACCGCTTGCGGGTGCCATTCGAAGGGACGCTGGGCCGCGTCCGCCTGACGGCCATCCGCGTCGATCTCTACGGCGGCCAGGTGCTGGCCAACCTGTTGCTTCCCACCGAGCTGGCCGGAAACGTCGGCGCGGGCGTGCGAGTGCGAAACGTC
It encodes:
- the larB gene encoding nickel pincer cofactor biosynthesis protein LarB; this translates as MQVESLRLLAEQLLGGELSVDEFTDRLSRRAIADVGVAQLDLDRTRRCGFPEVVFGQGKSVDALTNIFEGLLANGIQVLATRISAEQAEPLLLRFDRAVYNPVGRIFRIPLARLPQAERSPQGHVGIITAGTSDLPVAEEARETADWMGVRVTMVYDVGVAGPHRLPARLPELAGVDALVVIAGMEGALPSVVGGYVDCPVIAVPTSVGYGANLGGIAALLSMLNSCAANVTVVNIDAGFKGAYVASLIARKAAGRNRAIGVDQCDF
- a CDS encoding TraR/DksA family transcriptional regulator, yielding MRKAALENCKQRLVEIRDRLNGEVNHLIEEVPRKANPGGDLSHVPTHNADRDSEGLDGALEVIHNEEALLNDVREALNRIERGNYGRCEECGRPIAENRLEALPYTPYCIDCAQKVVAAEQ